The bacterium genome window below encodes:
- a CDS encoding adenylyltransferase/cytidyltransferase family protein: MREGKVLTLGELAERVAALKGQGLRVAHCHGCFDLVHPGHIKHLQAARRLADALVVTVSPDRFVDKGPGRPAFPEQLRAESVAALECVDYAAVNAWPTAEETIRLLRPTYFVKGQEFEAPEARSEKLKREIAVLEQVGGEMRFTHELVSSSTALLKRYFAVD; encoded by the coding sequence ATGCGGGAGGGGAAGGTGCTCACGCTCGGGGAGCTCGCGGAGCGGGTGGCGGCGCTCAAGGGGCAGGGGTTGCGCGTGGCGCACTGCCACGGCTGTTTCGACCTCGTGCATCCCGGCCACATCAAGCATCTCCAGGCGGCCCGCCGGCTGGCGGACGCCCTCGTGGTCACCGTGAGCCCCGACCGCTTCGTGGACAAGGGGCCGGGGCGGCCGGCGTTCCCCGAGCAGCTGCGCGCCGAGTCGGTGGCCGCGCTCGAGTGCGTCGACTACGCCGCGGTCAACGCCTGGCCGACCGCGGAGGAGACCATCCGGCTGCTGCGGCCGACCTACTTCGTCAAGGGCCAGGAGTTCGAGGCGCCGGAGGCGCGCTCCGAGAAACTAAAGCGCGAGATCGCGGTACTAGAGCAGGTCGGCGGGGAGATGCGTTTCACCCATGAGCTCGTCTCCTCCTCGACGGCGCTGCTCAAGCGCTACTTCGCGGTGGACTGA